In one window of Marispirochaeta aestuarii DNA:
- the groL gene encoding chaperonin GroEL (60 kDa chaperone family; promotes refolding of misfolded polypeptides especially under stressful conditions; forms two stacked rings of heptamers to form a barrel-shaped 14mer; ends can be capped by GroES; misfolded proteins enter the barrel where they are refolded when GroES binds) produces MAAKQLLFDEAARQKLLKGVEKLSNAVKVTLGPKGRNVVLDKSFGAPTVTKDGVTVAKEIELEDEFESMGAKLLKEVATKTNDVAGDGTTTATVLAHSIVREGLKNVAAGMNPMGLKRGIDMAVEKSVASIKKIATPIKDKSDIEHVASVSANNDGEIGKLIADAMDKVGKDGVITVEESKSMDTSLEVVEGMQFDRGYLSPYFATNRETMTVEMEDPFILIHDKKISAMKDLLPVLEKVAQNGRPLLIIAEDVEGEALATLVVNNIRGTLKACAVKAPGFGDRRKAMLEDLAILTGGTVISEEMGYKLESTTLEQLGKAKSIKVDKENTTVIEGAGSEKDIKGRVAQIKAQIEETSSDYDREKLQERLAKLAGGVAVINIGAATEVEMKEKKHRVEDALSATRAAVEEGIVVGGGIALMRAVANLEKEDVSSLSDDEKAGFAIVRRALEAPLRQIAENAGLDGSIIADKAKGQKDGMGFNASTMEWADLVKAGIIDPAKVTRSALQNAASIASLLLTTECIITDLPEKDKAAPNMAGMGGDMY; encoded by the coding sequence ATGGCAGCAAAACAGCTTCTTTTTGACGAGGCAGCTCGGCAGAAACTCCTGAAGGGTGTGGAGAAACTCTCCAACGCCGTCAAGGTAACTCTCGGCCCCAAAGGCCGGAATGTTGTACTGGACAAGAGCTTCGGCGCTCCCACGGTGACCAAGGACGGTGTTACCGTAGCCAAGGAGATCGAGCTGGAGGATGAATTCGAAAGCATGGGCGCCAAACTCCTCAAGGAGGTTGCGACCAAGACCAATGATGTAGCCGGCGACGGAACGACAACCGCGACGGTTCTTGCCCACTCCATCGTGCGTGAAGGGCTCAAGAACGTTGCCGCCGGCATGAACCCCATGGGGCTCAAGCGGGGCATCGATATGGCTGTGGAGAAATCCGTGGCTTCCATCAAGAAGATTGCAACCCCCATCAAGGACAAGAGCGACATTGAACACGTGGCTTCCGTATCCGCCAACAATGACGGGGAAATCGGAAAGCTCATCGCCGACGCCATGGACAAGGTCGGAAAGGACGGAGTTATTACCGTTGAGGAATCCAAGTCCATGGACACCTCCCTCGAGGTTGTGGAGGGAATGCAGTTCGACCGCGGATACCTCTCTCCCTATTTCGCTACCAACCGGGAGACCATGACCGTCGAAATGGAAGATCCCTTTATTCTTATCCATGACAAGAAGATCTCCGCCATGAAGGACCTTCTCCCCGTATTGGAGAAGGTGGCCCAGAATGGTCGTCCCCTTCTGATTATTGCCGAGGATGTGGAAGGCGAAGCCCTTGCCACCCTCGTGGTCAATAACATCCGGGGCACCTTAAAGGCCTGTGCGGTTAAAGCTCCCGGTTTTGGCGATCGCCGCAAGGCAATGCTGGAAGACCTGGCGATCCTTACCGGCGGTACGGTTATCTCCGAGGAGATGGGATACAAACTCGAAAGCACCACTCTGGAGCAGCTGGGTAAGGCAAAGAGTATCAAGGTCGACAAGGAGAACACAACCGTCATCGAGGGAGCAGGCAGCGAGAAGGACATAAAAGGCCGCGTAGCCCAGATCAAGGCACAGATCGAGGAAACCAGCTCCGACTATGATCGTGAGAAGCTGCAGGAACGTCTGGCCAAGCTCGCAGGCGGTGTCGCGGTAATCAATATCGGGGCCGCCACCGAAGTCGAGATGAAAGAGAAGAAGCACCGGGTGGAAGATGCCCTGTCGGCCACTCGTGCGGCCGTAGAGGAAGGCATCGTGGTCGGTGGAGGCATCGCCCTGATGCGGGCCGTCGCGAACCTTGAGAAAGAGGATGTCTCCAGTCTTAGCGACGATGAGAAAGCCGGCTTTGCCATCGTAAGGCGGGCCCTGGAAGCTCCTTTACGCCAGATTGCGGAGAACGCCGGTCTGGACGGTTCCATTATCGCCGACAAGGCCAAGGGACAGAAAGACGGTATGGGTTTCAATGCCAGCACCATGGAGTGGGCGGACCTGGTAAAGGCCGGAATTATCGATCCTGCCAAGGTAACCCGCTCGGCACTGCAGAATGCGGCCTCCATTGCCTCCCTGCTGCTGACCACTGAGTGCATCATTACCGATCTGCCGGAGAAGGACAAAGCTGCTCCCAACATGGCAGGTATGGGCGGAGATATGTACTAA
- a CDS encoding co-chaperone GroES, with amino-acid sequence MKLKPLGDRVLVKRAESETKTKSGIFIPDTAQEKTTQGFVVAVGDDEAIKVKPKDKILFDKYAGTEIKVDGEDHVIMRNDDIQAVIEE; translated from the coding sequence ATGAAGCTCAAGCCTTTAGGCGACCGCGTACTGGTTAAGCGGGCCGAATCCGAAACAAAGACGAAAAGCGGAATCTTTATTCCCGATACCGCTCAGGAAAAGACTACTCAGGGTTTTGTCGTCGCAGTAGGTGATGATGAAGCGATCAAGGTAAAACCGAAGGACAAGATTCTTTTTGACAAGTACGCCGGAACAGAGATCAAGGTCGACGGCGAGGATCATGTAATCATGCGCAACGATGATATACAGGCAGTTATTGAGGAGTAG
- a CDS encoding ferritin, whose protein sequence is MISEKMSKALNEQINKEMYSGYLYMAMSAWCNDQGLEGFAHWFMVQYHEEMFHAMKIYEYLFDQGSKPVLLAIDKPQENWDSPMDVLKETLEHEKKVTASIHSLVALAEDEKDYASRIFLQWYVSEQVEEEKNASDMITRMEISAGAKGPGLYMVDRELKSRAVTIPTSFVGPLGAED, encoded by the coding sequence ATGATTTCGGAAAAAATGAGCAAGGCTTTGAATGAGCAGATAAACAAGGAGATGTACTCGGGGTATCTGTACATGGCTATGTCCGCCTGGTGCAATGATCAGGGACTCGAGGGGTTTGCCCACTGGTTCATGGTTCAGTATCACGAAGAGATGTTCCATGCAATGAAAATTTACGAGTACCTCTTCGACCAGGGCAGCAAACCCGTACTTCTTGCCATTGATAAACCTCAGGAGAACTGGGATTCTCCCATGGATGTTCTCAAGGAGACACTGGAACACGAAAAGAAGGTTACCGCTTCGATACATTCACTGGTGGCCCTGGCGGAGGATGAGAAGGATTATGCCAGCCGGATCTTCCTGCAGTGGTACGTGAGCGAACAGGTCGAGGAAGAAAAGAATGCTTCGGACATGATTACCCGGATGGAGATCTCCGCCGGCGCAAAGGGACCGGGGCTGTATATGGTCGACAGGGAACTGAAATCCCGGGCTGTGACTATTCCCACCAGTTTTGTCGGACCTCTGGGAGCGGAAGACTAA